One Scylla paramamosain isolate STU-SP2022 chromosome 6, ASM3559412v1, whole genome shotgun sequence DNA segment encodes these proteins:
- the LOC135101366 gene encoding huntingtin-interacting protein 1-related protein-like isoform X1, translating into MTSIKKIPNVLGTRRSNTLDQEREQFEKAQEASFKKATSDEEMPLKMKHVRNLIIGTFTDKNADLFWRNVGTTPPINTDVTAWKFCHCLHIMLRDGHPNALRDSHRHISRIKDTGQHFRHLTHGYGRLIKRYCELLVAKLHFHQHYPRFPGTLSVTPEELEALAENDANNYFELGVEMLEYLECILNLYEAVFSSLDPSRANSMTRSGQCRLAPLIPCIQDSSCLYDCIVRILFQLHKVPTKSNATIPSLPTDMLTGHRTRFYKQFEILKQFYNNTRNLQYFKGLIQVPALPEDPPNFLVEAELRSHETPVVVVEEQPDMPDTSDMLLIDTSETEPPPIPPHPNLNESHNGSLVEVVAERESLIEALHRELEAMRAEVQHARSEATHNEDQMRLRVNDLESTIAELDSELLAERQSKESIMAQVEAAAASAEAVTLLAQEETRRRSAEEKFVKMKDVYQKLRDEHISLIRGKAELDKQLTVEKEAHHATQQEKDAAASALAKLQAQMTFESQAHLTDTELARQEKESLCSRLQSLTSEREHMSGQIKMLEENLSHLNNKMDSQAQQDAAKLMAVQNEWEVGTQQCVQGAVDGAVLVLTHTLSHFDHDAHTDIKCTPEYSLSYQNIVIESLEGLAKACEDYQINFHAAPRLITCITTSSHQVASFLLYAKATSHASPNIEIAEHLVCALEEFAKSSVDTYKKLQRKEDSVDISSLTEQFERCCLLVSQCEDRSPGEEDVALAVEREMDKMETAIKDAVERFTAMLENSRAKDTGTQLEDERRITYHHPKEFVNESILGTCSDLMAAVRQLVRRGAELQKEIVDSGRGGASPKEFYKRNHRWSEGLLSGAKAVAIACQALMTAADQVVSGKGKFEEVIVSSREIAASSMQLVMASRVKADRSSEKLRNLNATAKTISTLTGTVVATAENCRDKIAIANTLDFSKLSLHHTKRMEMETLVKVLETEKHLEEERSKLSELRKHHYKLAGEIEGWDQEVGATSEFGEQEMIDF; encoded by the exons ATGACCTCCATCAAGAAGATCCCCAACGTGctggggacgaggaggagcaaTACACTGGACCAGGAGCGAGAACAATTTGAGAAAGCCCAG GAAGCAAGCTTTAAAAAGGCAACGAGTGATGAAGAAATGCCATTGAAAATGAAACATGTGCGTAACCTAATCATTGGCACATTCACTGACAAGAATGCAGACCTTTTCTGGCGTAATGTTGGCACAACTCCACCCATCAATACTGATGTCACAGCATGGAAATTCTGCCATTGTCTGCATATCATGCTTCGTGATGGCCACCCAAATGCATTGCGGGATTCGCATCGCCACATAAGCCGAATTAAGGATACAGGACAGCATTTT CGCCACCTGACTCATGGCTATGGACGGCTCATCAAGAGGTACTGTGAATTATTAGTTGCTAAGCTCCACTTCCACCAACACTATCCTCGTTTTCCTGGGACTCTCTCTGTCACTCCAGAAGAGCTGGAGGCCCTGGCTGAAAATGATGCCAATAATTA ttttgagTTAGGGGTAGAGATGTTGGAGTACCTTGAGTGTATCCTGAACTTGTATGAAGCAG ttttctcttCACTGGACCCATCCCGAGCCAACTCCATGACACGATCTGGACAGTGTCGTCTGGCTCCTCTGATCCCTTGTATTCAAGACTCCTCTTGCCTTTATGACTGTATTGTGAGGATACTCTTCCAGCTTCATAAAG TTCCCACCAAAAGTAATGCTACAATACCAT cCCTGCCAACGGACATGTTAACAGGCCACCGTACAAGGTTTTATAAACAGTTTGAGATCCTCAAGCAGTTTTACAACAATACTAGAAATTTACAGTATTTCAAGGGTCTAATCCAAGTACCTGCTTTGCCTGAG GATCCACCTAACTTCCTAGTCGAGGCAGAGTTAAGGAGCCACGAAActccagtggtggtggtagaagagcAACCTGATATGCCAGACACATCAGACATGTTATTGATAGACACATCTGAGACAGAGCCAccaccaatccctcctcatCCCAATCTCAATGAGTCACATAATGG GTCCCTGGTAGAGGTGGTTGCAGAAAGAGAATCTCTGATAGAAGCCCTTCACAGAGAACTAGAAGCTATGAGAGCTGAGGTGCAACATGCACGTTCTGAGGCTACTCACAATGAGGACCAAATGCGTCTTCGTGTAAATGACTTAGAGTCAACAATAGCTGAGTTG gatagTGAACTTCTGGCAGAAAGACAAAGCAAGGAGTCCATCATGGCCCAggtggaggcagcagcagcTAGCGCTGAAGCTGTCACTTTGTTGGCTCAGGAAGAGACACGCAGGCGATCGGCTGAAGAAAAGTTTGTAAAGATGAAAGATGTCTATCAAAAGCTTCGTGATGAACATATCAGTCTGATCCGTGGG aaAGCTGAGTTAGACAAGCAGCTTACTGTAGAGAAAGAAGCACATCATGCTACACAACAGGAGAAGGATGCAGCTGCCTCTGCCCTAGCTAAGCTGCAAGCTCAGATGACATTTGAATCACAGGCTCACCTCACAGATACGGAGTTAGCAAGACAG GAGAAGGAATCCTTGTGCAGCCGTCTTCAGTCACTGACTTCAGAGAGGGAACACATGTCAGGTCAGATTAAGATGCTGGAGGAAAACCTGTCTCACCTGAATAATAAGATGGATAGTCAAGCACAGCAAGATGCAGCAAAG TTGATGGCAGTCCAGAATGAATGGGAAGTAGGGACACAGCAGTGTGTGCAGGGTGCTGTGGATGGGGCAGTATTGgtcctcactcacacactctcacactttGACCATGATGCACATACTGACATCAAATGCACACCAG AATATTCACTGAGCTACCAGAATATAGTAATAGAGTCTCTGGAAGGTCTGGCCAAAGCATGTGAAGACTACCAAATTAATTTCCATGCTGCTCCACGCCTCATTACCTGTATAACTACATCTTCCCACCAAGtggcttctttcctcctttatgcCAAGGCCACTTCACATGCCAGCCCAAACATAGAGATTGCTGAAC ACCTTGTGTGTGCCTTGGAGGAGTTTGCAAAATCAAGTGTGGATACTTACAAGAAGTTGCAGAGGAAAGAAGATTCCGTGGACATAAGCTCACTCACAGAACAATTTGAGAG ATGCTGCCTATTAGTGAGTCAGTGTGAGGACCGTAGCCCTGGAGAAGAGGATGTGGCATTAGcagtagagagagaaatggataagATGGAGACTGCTATCAAGGATGCAGTGGAGCGCTTCACAGCCATGTTGGAAAACTCTCGAGCTAAGGACACTGGCACCCAGCTTGAG GATGAGAGGAGAATCACATATCATCATCCCAAGGAATTT GTGAATGAAAGCATCCTGGGGACATGCAGCGACTTGATGGCAGCTGTACGACAGCTTGTGCGGCGGGGTGCAGAGCTTCAGAAAGAAATAGTGGACtcagggaggggaggagcatCTCCCAAGGAGTTCTACAAGCGCAATCATCGTTGGTCTGAAGGACTATTATCTGGAGCAAAAGCAGTAGCTATTGCTTGCCAAGCACTCAT GACTGCTGCTGATCAAGTGGTTAGTggaaaaggaaagtttgaagaagTTATTGTATCCTCACGTGAGATTGCAGCATCTTCCATGCAGTTAGTGATGGCATCCAGAGTAAAAGCTGACAGATCAAGTGAGAAGCTACGCAACCTCAATGCCACAGCAAAGACTATCTCCACCCTTACAGGGACTGTGGTTGCCACCGCAGAAAATTGTCGAGACAAAATTGCTATTGCCA atACATTAGACTTTTCCAAGCTAAGCCTTCATCACACTAAGCGAATGGAGATGGAAACCTTAGTCAAAGTTTTGGAGACAGAGAAGCATCTGGAAGAAGAGCGCTCCAAACTCTCTGAACTTCGCAAACACCACTACAAACTGGCAGGAGAAATTGAGGGCTGGGACCAGGAAGTAGGTGCCACCTCTGAATTTGGGGAACAAGAAATGATAGATTTCTAA
- the LOC135101366 gene encoding huntingtin-interacting protein 1-related protein-like isoform X3, giving the protein MTSIKKIPNVLGTRRSNTLDQEREQFEKAQEASFKKATSDEEMPLKMKHVRNLIIGTFTDKNADLFWRNVGTTPPINTDVTAWKFCHCLHIMLRDGHPNALRDSHRHISRIKDTGQHFRHLTHGYGRLIKRYCELLVAKLHFHQHYPRFPGTLSVTPEELEALAENDANNYFELGVEMLEYLECILNLYEAVFSSLDPSRANSMTRSGQCRLAPLIPCIQDSSCLYDCIVRILFQLHKVPTKSNATIPSLPTDMLTGHRTRFYKQFEILKQFYNNTRNLQYFKGLIQVPALPEDPPNFLVEAELRSHETPVVVVEEQPDMPDTSDMLLIDTSETEPPPIPPHPNLNESHNGSLVEVVAERESLIEALHRELEAMRAEVQHARSEATHNEDQMRLRVNDLESTIAELDSELLAERQSKESIMAQVEAAAASAEAVTLLAQEETRRRSAEEKFVKMKDVYQKLRDEHISLIRGKAELDKQLTVEKEAHHATQQEKDAAASALAKLQAQMTFESQAHLTDTELARQEKESLCSRLQSLTSEREHMSGQIKMLEENLSHLNNKMDSQAQQDAAKLMAVQNEWEVGTQQCVQGAVDGAVLVLTHTLSHFDHDAHTDIKCTPEYSLSYQNIVIESLEGLAKACEDYQINFHAAPRLITCITTSSHQVASFLLYAKATSHASPNIEIAEHLVCALEEFAKSSVDTYKKLQRKEDSVDISSLTEQFERCCLLVSQCEDRSPGEEDVALAVEREMDKMETAIKDAVERFTAMLENSRAKDTGTQLEDERRITYHHPKEFVNESILGTCSDLMAAVRQLVRRGAELQKEIVDSGRGGASPKEFYKRNHRWSEGLLSGAKAVAIACQALMTAADQVVSGKGKFEEVIVSSREIAASSMQLVMASRVKADRSSEKLRNLNATAKTISTLTGTVVATAENCRDKIAIANTLDFSKLSLHHTKRMEMETLVKVLETEKHLEEERSKLSELRKHHYKLAGEIEGWDQEELS; this is encoded by the exons ATGACCTCCATCAAGAAGATCCCCAACGTGctggggacgaggaggagcaaTACACTGGACCAGGAGCGAGAACAATTTGAGAAAGCCCAG GAAGCAAGCTTTAAAAAGGCAACGAGTGATGAAGAAATGCCATTGAAAATGAAACATGTGCGTAACCTAATCATTGGCACATTCACTGACAAGAATGCAGACCTTTTCTGGCGTAATGTTGGCACAACTCCACCCATCAATACTGATGTCACAGCATGGAAATTCTGCCATTGTCTGCATATCATGCTTCGTGATGGCCACCCAAATGCATTGCGGGATTCGCATCGCCACATAAGCCGAATTAAGGATACAGGACAGCATTTT CGCCACCTGACTCATGGCTATGGACGGCTCATCAAGAGGTACTGTGAATTATTAGTTGCTAAGCTCCACTTCCACCAACACTATCCTCGTTTTCCTGGGACTCTCTCTGTCACTCCAGAAGAGCTGGAGGCCCTGGCTGAAAATGATGCCAATAATTA ttttgagTTAGGGGTAGAGATGTTGGAGTACCTTGAGTGTATCCTGAACTTGTATGAAGCAG ttttctcttCACTGGACCCATCCCGAGCCAACTCCATGACACGATCTGGACAGTGTCGTCTGGCTCCTCTGATCCCTTGTATTCAAGACTCCTCTTGCCTTTATGACTGTATTGTGAGGATACTCTTCCAGCTTCATAAAG TTCCCACCAAAAGTAATGCTACAATACCAT cCCTGCCAACGGACATGTTAACAGGCCACCGTACAAGGTTTTATAAACAGTTTGAGATCCTCAAGCAGTTTTACAACAATACTAGAAATTTACAGTATTTCAAGGGTCTAATCCAAGTACCTGCTTTGCCTGAG GATCCACCTAACTTCCTAGTCGAGGCAGAGTTAAGGAGCCACGAAActccagtggtggtggtagaagagcAACCTGATATGCCAGACACATCAGACATGTTATTGATAGACACATCTGAGACAGAGCCAccaccaatccctcctcatCCCAATCTCAATGAGTCACATAATGG GTCCCTGGTAGAGGTGGTTGCAGAAAGAGAATCTCTGATAGAAGCCCTTCACAGAGAACTAGAAGCTATGAGAGCTGAGGTGCAACATGCACGTTCTGAGGCTACTCACAATGAGGACCAAATGCGTCTTCGTGTAAATGACTTAGAGTCAACAATAGCTGAGTTG gatagTGAACTTCTGGCAGAAAGACAAAGCAAGGAGTCCATCATGGCCCAggtggaggcagcagcagcTAGCGCTGAAGCTGTCACTTTGTTGGCTCAGGAAGAGACACGCAGGCGATCGGCTGAAGAAAAGTTTGTAAAGATGAAAGATGTCTATCAAAAGCTTCGTGATGAACATATCAGTCTGATCCGTGGG aaAGCTGAGTTAGACAAGCAGCTTACTGTAGAGAAAGAAGCACATCATGCTACACAACAGGAGAAGGATGCAGCTGCCTCTGCCCTAGCTAAGCTGCAAGCTCAGATGACATTTGAATCACAGGCTCACCTCACAGATACGGAGTTAGCAAGACAG GAGAAGGAATCCTTGTGCAGCCGTCTTCAGTCACTGACTTCAGAGAGGGAACACATGTCAGGTCAGATTAAGATGCTGGAGGAAAACCTGTCTCACCTGAATAATAAGATGGATAGTCAAGCACAGCAAGATGCAGCAAAG TTGATGGCAGTCCAGAATGAATGGGAAGTAGGGACACAGCAGTGTGTGCAGGGTGCTGTGGATGGGGCAGTATTGgtcctcactcacacactctcacactttGACCATGATGCACATACTGACATCAAATGCACACCAG AATATTCACTGAGCTACCAGAATATAGTAATAGAGTCTCTGGAAGGTCTGGCCAAAGCATGTGAAGACTACCAAATTAATTTCCATGCTGCTCCACGCCTCATTACCTGTATAACTACATCTTCCCACCAAGtggcttctttcctcctttatgcCAAGGCCACTTCACATGCCAGCCCAAACATAGAGATTGCTGAAC ACCTTGTGTGTGCCTTGGAGGAGTTTGCAAAATCAAGTGTGGATACTTACAAGAAGTTGCAGAGGAAAGAAGATTCCGTGGACATAAGCTCACTCACAGAACAATTTGAGAG ATGCTGCCTATTAGTGAGTCAGTGTGAGGACCGTAGCCCTGGAGAAGAGGATGTGGCATTAGcagtagagagagaaatggataagATGGAGACTGCTATCAAGGATGCAGTGGAGCGCTTCACAGCCATGTTGGAAAACTCTCGAGCTAAGGACACTGGCACCCAGCTTGAG GATGAGAGGAGAATCACATATCATCATCCCAAGGAATTT GTGAATGAAAGCATCCTGGGGACATGCAGCGACTTGATGGCAGCTGTACGACAGCTTGTGCGGCGGGGTGCAGAGCTTCAGAAAGAAATAGTGGACtcagggaggggaggagcatCTCCCAAGGAGTTCTACAAGCGCAATCATCGTTGGTCTGAAGGACTATTATCTGGAGCAAAAGCAGTAGCTATTGCTTGCCAAGCACTCAT GACTGCTGCTGATCAAGTGGTTAGTggaaaaggaaagtttgaagaagTTATTGTATCCTCACGTGAGATTGCAGCATCTTCCATGCAGTTAGTGATGGCATCCAGAGTAAAAGCTGACAGATCAAGTGAGAAGCTACGCAACCTCAATGCCACAGCAAAGACTATCTCCACCCTTACAGGGACTGTGGTTGCCACCGCAGAAAATTGTCGAGACAAAATTGCTATTGCCA atACATTAGACTTTTCCAAGCTAAGCCTTCATCACACTAAGCGAATGGAGATGGAAACCTTAGTCAAAGTTTTGGAGACAGAGAAGCATCTGGAAGAAGAGCGCTCCAAACTCTCTGAACTTCGCAAACACCACTACAAACTGGCAGGAGAAATTGAGGGCTGGGACCAGGAA GAGCTGAGCTGA
- the LOC135101366 gene encoding huntingtin-interacting protein 1-related protein-like isoform X2, which translates to MTSIKKIPNVLGTRRSNTLDQEREQFEKAQEASFKKATSDEEMPLKMKHVRNLIIGTFTDKNADLFWRNVGTTPPINTDVTAWKFCHCLHIMLRDGHPNALRDSHRHISRIKDTGQHFRHLTHGYGRLIKRYCELLVAKLHFHQHYPRFPGTLSVTPEELEALAENDANNYFELGVEMLEYLECILNLYEAVFSSLDPSRANSMTRSGQCRLAPLIPCIQDSSCLYDCIVRILFQLHKALPTDMLTGHRTRFYKQFEILKQFYNNTRNLQYFKGLIQVPALPEDPPNFLVEAELRSHETPVVVVEEQPDMPDTSDMLLIDTSETEPPPIPPHPNLNESHNGSLVEVVAERESLIEALHRELEAMRAEVQHARSEATHNEDQMRLRVNDLESTIAELDSELLAERQSKESIMAQVEAAAASAEAVTLLAQEETRRRSAEEKFVKMKDVYQKLRDEHISLIRGKAELDKQLTVEKEAHHATQQEKDAAASALAKLQAQMTFESQAHLTDTELARQEKESLCSRLQSLTSEREHMSGQIKMLEENLSHLNNKMDSQAQQDAAKLMAVQNEWEVGTQQCVQGAVDGAVLVLTHTLSHFDHDAHTDIKCTPEYSLSYQNIVIESLEGLAKACEDYQINFHAAPRLITCITTSSHQVASFLLYAKATSHASPNIEIAEHLVCALEEFAKSSVDTYKKLQRKEDSVDISSLTEQFERCCLLVSQCEDRSPGEEDVALAVEREMDKMETAIKDAVERFTAMLENSRAKDTGTQLEDERRITYHHPKEFVNESILGTCSDLMAAVRQLVRRGAELQKEIVDSGRGGASPKEFYKRNHRWSEGLLSGAKAVAIACQALMTAADQVVSGKGKFEEVIVSSREIAASSMQLVMASRVKADRSSEKLRNLNATAKTISTLTGTVVATAENCRDKIAIANTLDFSKLSLHHTKRMEMETLVKVLETEKHLEEERSKLSELRKHHYKLAGEIEGWDQEVGATSEFGEQEMIDF; encoded by the exons ATGACCTCCATCAAGAAGATCCCCAACGTGctggggacgaggaggagcaaTACACTGGACCAGGAGCGAGAACAATTTGAGAAAGCCCAG GAAGCAAGCTTTAAAAAGGCAACGAGTGATGAAGAAATGCCATTGAAAATGAAACATGTGCGTAACCTAATCATTGGCACATTCACTGACAAGAATGCAGACCTTTTCTGGCGTAATGTTGGCACAACTCCACCCATCAATACTGATGTCACAGCATGGAAATTCTGCCATTGTCTGCATATCATGCTTCGTGATGGCCACCCAAATGCATTGCGGGATTCGCATCGCCACATAAGCCGAATTAAGGATACAGGACAGCATTTT CGCCACCTGACTCATGGCTATGGACGGCTCATCAAGAGGTACTGTGAATTATTAGTTGCTAAGCTCCACTTCCACCAACACTATCCTCGTTTTCCTGGGACTCTCTCTGTCACTCCAGAAGAGCTGGAGGCCCTGGCTGAAAATGATGCCAATAATTA ttttgagTTAGGGGTAGAGATGTTGGAGTACCTTGAGTGTATCCTGAACTTGTATGAAGCAG ttttctcttCACTGGACCCATCCCGAGCCAACTCCATGACACGATCTGGACAGTGTCGTCTGGCTCCTCTGATCCCTTGTATTCAAGACTCCTCTTGCCTTTATGACTGTATTGTGAGGATACTCTTCCAGCTTCATAAAG cCCTGCCAACGGACATGTTAACAGGCCACCGTACAAGGTTTTATAAACAGTTTGAGATCCTCAAGCAGTTTTACAACAATACTAGAAATTTACAGTATTTCAAGGGTCTAATCCAAGTACCTGCTTTGCCTGAG GATCCACCTAACTTCCTAGTCGAGGCAGAGTTAAGGAGCCACGAAActccagtggtggtggtagaagagcAACCTGATATGCCAGACACATCAGACATGTTATTGATAGACACATCTGAGACAGAGCCAccaccaatccctcctcatCCCAATCTCAATGAGTCACATAATGG GTCCCTGGTAGAGGTGGTTGCAGAAAGAGAATCTCTGATAGAAGCCCTTCACAGAGAACTAGAAGCTATGAGAGCTGAGGTGCAACATGCACGTTCTGAGGCTACTCACAATGAGGACCAAATGCGTCTTCGTGTAAATGACTTAGAGTCAACAATAGCTGAGTTG gatagTGAACTTCTGGCAGAAAGACAAAGCAAGGAGTCCATCATGGCCCAggtggaggcagcagcagcTAGCGCTGAAGCTGTCACTTTGTTGGCTCAGGAAGAGACACGCAGGCGATCGGCTGAAGAAAAGTTTGTAAAGATGAAAGATGTCTATCAAAAGCTTCGTGATGAACATATCAGTCTGATCCGTGGG aaAGCTGAGTTAGACAAGCAGCTTACTGTAGAGAAAGAAGCACATCATGCTACACAACAGGAGAAGGATGCAGCTGCCTCTGCCCTAGCTAAGCTGCAAGCTCAGATGACATTTGAATCACAGGCTCACCTCACAGATACGGAGTTAGCAAGACAG GAGAAGGAATCCTTGTGCAGCCGTCTTCAGTCACTGACTTCAGAGAGGGAACACATGTCAGGTCAGATTAAGATGCTGGAGGAAAACCTGTCTCACCTGAATAATAAGATGGATAGTCAAGCACAGCAAGATGCAGCAAAG TTGATGGCAGTCCAGAATGAATGGGAAGTAGGGACACAGCAGTGTGTGCAGGGTGCTGTGGATGGGGCAGTATTGgtcctcactcacacactctcacactttGACCATGATGCACATACTGACATCAAATGCACACCAG AATATTCACTGAGCTACCAGAATATAGTAATAGAGTCTCTGGAAGGTCTGGCCAAAGCATGTGAAGACTACCAAATTAATTTCCATGCTGCTCCACGCCTCATTACCTGTATAACTACATCTTCCCACCAAGtggcttctttcctcctttatgcCAAGGCCACTTCACATGCCAGCCCAAACATAGAGATTGCTGAAC ACCTTGTGTGTGCCTTGGAGGAGTTTGCAAAATCAAGTGTGGATACTTACAAGAAGTTGCAGAGGAAAGAAGATTCCGTGGACATAAGCTCACTCACAGAACAATTTGAGAG ATGCTGCCTATTAGTGAGTCAGTGTGAGGACCGTAGCCCTGGAGAAGAGGATGTGGCATTAGcagtagagagagaaatggataagATGGAGACTGCTATCAAGGATGCAGTGGAGCGCTTCACAGCCATGTTGGAAAACTCTCGAGCTAAGGACACTGGCACCCAGCTTGAG GATGAGAGGAGAATCACATATCATCATCCCAAGGAATTT GTGAATGAAAGCATCCTGGGGACATGCAGCGACTTGATGGCAGCTGTACGACAGCTTGTGCGGCGGGGTGCAGAGCTTCAGAAAGAAATAGTGGACtcagggaggggaggagcatCTCCCAAGGAGTTCTACAAGCGCAATCATCGTTGGTCTGAAGGACTATTATCTGGAGCAAAAGCAGTAGCTATTGCTTGCCAAGCACTCAT GACTGCTGCTGATCAAGTGGTTAGTggaaaaggaaagtttgaagaagTTATTGTATCCTCACGTGAGATTGCAGCATCTTCCATGCAGTTAGTGATGGCATCCAGAGTAAAAGCTGACAGATCAAGTGAGAAGCTACGCAACCTCAATGCCACAGCAAAGACTATCTCCACCCTTACAGGGACTGTGGTTGCCACCGCAGAAAATTGTCGAGACAAAATTGCTATTGCCA atACATTAGACTTTTCCAAGCTAAGCCTTCATCACACTAAGCGAATGGAGATGGAAACCTTAGTCAAAGTTTTGGAGACAGAGAAGCATCTGGAAGAAGAGCGCTCCAAACTCTCTGAACTTCGCAAACACCACTACAAACTGGCAGGAGAAATTGAGGGCTGGGACCAGGAAGTAGGTGCCACCTCTGAATTTGGGGAACAAGAAATGATAGATTTCTAA